The stretch of DNA CACTTGTAGCAGCAGTCGCTTCGGTCCACAGTAGCACGACAGTGCTGGGCCAGATGGCCTTTCATGAGGCAGCGGAAGCAACGCTGTCCCTCACCTTGGACCGGGTCGGCCAGCCGCGCCAAACGTTTGGTAAAACAGAACTCCACCCTCGTGCCCACCAACGGCTTTGCCTTTCGTACCGGCAGCCGGACACGAACATAATGAAGGCCGTCGCGACAGCGTCTCATCTTGACATCGCCAGCGGACACCTCGACGCCGGCTTTCCGCATTCCGTGGCATATATCGTCCACTGTGGCGGACAGATCTACTCCCGTGAACTCCAGCACCGCCATTTCGGTGCTATGGCGGACTGTGGCCGCCGCCTTGCCAGTTAGCGCCTCAGTGTTAAGACGCACCTCTGCACCATCTGCATCGCGGCGTTGCTCCACAACGAGCTCGTCGTTTACACGAGTTGCTCAGCCTTCCCCTTATTGACCGTAGCGGCGATCTCCTTTTCTTCCGGGTTGGCAGCCTCCGGAGCGAAACGCAACTGGTGCTCCTCCAAAGGTAGGTTTGAGTCACTCATCAGCTCCGTCTTGAGCGCACGTCCCGCCTCATCCTCATCTTGGTTCAACTGCTGCTTgaggttttgcttttcctgcTGCAGCTTCGTGATCTTGCCCTGCAGCTCCACGCGCATCCGCATGGCGTCCTCCATCACCTTAATGTTCATCTCGAGTATTGCCTCCGTGTCCAGTAGGTCACCCTCGAGCCTCTTCttggcggccacggccgccgcccgctgtttgcgctcctcTTTCAGCTCGGCTTTCAGATCGCGCAGAGCCTTCACCAGCTCGCGCTGTTTCTCTTCCGAGTGTTCCTTCATCGGTGCCAGCGCCATCGACGCTGGAAGCTTCCCTCGATCGCGCAGCTTCTCACTCTCATCGATGAGCTTCGATTTGACGAGCTCTATCGTGAGTTCTTCATCCGAGCGTGACTCCAATGCAGTTGTGAGCCCATCAAATGATTTCGGTAAGCTTCGCAAAATCATGGCAACTTGCATgtattttgacagctttacACCCGAATTTTCTAAACGAGCGTACAAATCCTGTATTCTGTACAGGAATTGTTCCATGTTGTCTCCAGGCTTGTATGTAGCACTGCAAATTTCACGTAGCAGAGATACTTTACCGGTGAGCGTTGCCTTCTGGTGATGACGTTTTAGCGTATCCCAAGTGGATTTCGCTGATGTCTCCTTCATAATCAAATCATGTTGATTATCCTCCACTAGAAGCGCAATCGTCGCTCTGGCCTTCGCGTC from Anopheles cruzii unplaced genomic scaffold, idAnoCruzAS_RS32_06 scaffold02009_ctg1, whole genome shotgun sequence encodes:
- the LOC128276672 gene encoding myosin heavy chain, non-muscle-like, coding for MEQFLYRIQDLYARLENSGVKLSKYMQVAMILRSLPKSFDGLTTALESRSDEELTIELVKSKLIDESEKLRDRGKLPASMALAPMKEHSEEKQRELVKALRDLKAELKEERKQRAAAVAAKKRLEGDLLDTEAILEMNIKVMEDAMRMRVELQGKITKLQQEKQNLKQQLNQDEDEAGRALKTELMSDSNLPLEEHQLRFAPEAANPEEKEIAATVNKGKAEQLV